One Citrus sinensis cultivar Valencia sweet orange chromosome 5, DVS_A1.0, whole genome shotgun sequence genomic window, TATTCCTTGCATAATTGTTTATCAAATgccaaataattattttaagttcttaaaaaatattaataaaataaaataaatcaggtaatgctaaaaaaaagactataaataaattcatccaattttaaaagttgaaacaattaaaaaaaaaaaaaagagtagaaagGCTTTCTAAGCTAGAAGATTAttgatcattttcaataataaatgaatcatgTTCAGTATTCAATGTAGATATCAAATATTGATTTGGtttttcatataatatatcacattaacaattttaatttaaataatgttataaatttattaaaataaatgtgaatGCTTATAACATACACTTCTTAGTCTTCCACTGTCTCCTACTaataacttttaacttttctaTAACTTCCACTTTCTCATAAGAAATTATGATCTATAATGTTTCTATTAATTTCATGAAATGACTGtataactataaaagaaaactcatctctttattttgtacatgagtaataatataatcacaaattcttatacaaatttaatttgtacaaattgatgtgccatgataaaattacttaaattaaatatctcaaaccacatgatttatttttattattttatatttttattcaaccaattaattaataccaaattagtttatacaaaataagtttgtataagTCCATACGGctgtatcatcactcaaagaataaaataagagaacaatatattataaagtgattttattcattccaaatGTGtataaagagtaatgatacaaaCTTATCTTGCACACACTtggaattaataaaatcacattataatatattgttatcttattttattctttatcttatGTTATTTCTTTATTCTGTGTTGATGACTAATAACTTTTCtaataaagaagagaaaattattttactattattaaccTAAAGTTTCACAAACTTCACCGCACACCTATGCAATAAATAAGCTATCATTTGATtggaaaatgtaaaaaatcATTAGAAAGATAATTCGAAATCAAAGTCATTGGTTGACTTGGGgcatttttaattactaaaatTGAGTGATTGGATCAGGTTTTTGCATAATATCTCTTTGATTTTTGCAATTCAAACTTAAGAGAGATGCCAGCCATAAgctgttttcaatttttagagaTGACAAAGACACAGCATGATTCATTATTGTAGCCAACCCATTTGGCACTTGCGGCCAACCCATTATgttcaaataatatatatcttataaatgatattataataaaagatcTGGTGGGATGAGTCATCTCTGTTTCGGTGAGCCGTCTAACAATCTAGATTCAAAATGAGCCGAATCTACTTTCAAATATTGGCGAAAAAATTCATCACCACGAGCAACCCATTGGgttaaatgatcattttcttggTAGTGAAAACATCAAGATCAAACACACTCAAAACTAAAACATTACACTAACAACATGCCATCCGTACCGAAGCTAATACCCTTCGATCCAGAAACAAAGAACATATCCAGCAATGCATAAAACAACCTATCcagaaaactaaaataaataaagccaACCAATAAAGCAACTGCTTCTCGTTATAATAACTATTTTCCATGTTTCACTAATGAATTAACAGTTTCAGTCACCTGAGTTGTAATCAATAGAAAGAATAAGAGAGCTAACTATTTTCCATGTTTCACTAATGAATTAACAGTTTCAGTCACCTGAGTTGTAATCAATAGAAAGAATAAGAGAGCTGACACATTGTAAACGGTTACCTTTGCAGCAATTCCTTTTAAAACCTGACATCAATATATTAGAAATCCATTGTacttgaatatttaaaaagcaAGCTGCAACTGAACTAAAAAACagtaaatcaattaattaagtcaACAGTGGTTCAAAAATATGCGAATGGaaatgtaagaaataaagtttCCCAATCACAGCTAAATAAACTCATAAAGACAGTGGACACCTTAATAAGTATAAAGGTTTTACTTAAAGACTGCTTGCTGGCGCCCATCTGGGATTGCAAAGAGAACCACTGGCTTTGAAGATCTGGTAAAAGGAACATCGCATCTGAAGTAGCCCTTCCTCTCCAGTTGCAAAATCTCTCCCCGCTTCAGATTCCGCATGTTTGAATCTCCAATAGCTGCAGTCTCAAATCTTGTACAGGGGTTGAGCACATCAAGGAAGTCCTCTCCTTCTTCCAGCTGCATCAACAACAATTATAAGCATTAATAAAACAGCTAACTTCATATACATGACAACTGGCATGTCAAGTTACACGCACCAGCACCACGATACTAGAATGTTAAGACAGCCCTGTACCAACTCCAGTATGCAAGCCCCATACCCATACATGGAAGTATCCCTACTACTAAATTTTGACCATTTCAAATTGATGGCttcaatattgaaattaatgtAGAAGTAAAGGAATAAATCTGATGGCTAAAATAAGTCACAAATTCACATCATTCCAGAGACCCAATTTCACTATTGCACAGTTTAAAACATCAGAAAGATCTTGTGCAAGGAAAATTCTGATTATCATTATGTACCTTCTTCTTTGTGATTAGATAGTCAAAGCCAACCAATGTGAGGTTAACTAACTCATTTGTCTCAGGCAGCCATGTGAGCTTCAACTTTGTGTTCTTGACAGATCCTTCAAGATGCAAAAATCCTGATAATTGTGTAACATTTCCATCCTGGTCCCTACTAATTTCTTTTACTATGGCATTCCCCCAATCCATTAAAGTAATTTCCTCATTCGCAGAAATCAGCTGAGCATCAGCATGGTCTATCCATATCCTTTTTGTGTATGTCGTAGCTTTTTCTCCTGCACCTTCATACTTCTTATGCCTTGGAATTATGCGCACAAATGGTTTATCAGGGCCATCAGTTAGAGTCAGCAGTACACGTCTGTCTTCAATGACAGCAGTATGTCTAGGACAAACAGGATCAATGATCTTCTTATTAATGGTCCAAAGTTTGTCCCATTCCATAAGATTAAGATTTTTCGAAGCACCCTGCAAAAATAAGGATTCAAAAGTTAATCTTCTACTTAACAGATCTCAATGCATAACATATGAAGCAAGTCCACAAGAATTGAAAATGTGTGAGATGTGAAAATTCTTATAGTTCAACTACATCATCTTACCTGTTCAAGAATAAACTGGATCAAAGCCTCAACCAGCAGACCCCTACGCACAATTCCTTGGACAGTAGGAAACCGAGGATCATCCCATCCATCAACTTTTCCGTTTTGTACAAACCAGAGAAGCTTGCGCTTGCTGAGAAGTGTATACACCATGTTCAATCTGCTAAACTCATAAATATGAACCTTTCTTACACCCAGATCCTCCTGAATCCTATAGTACTGTGCATTGCGATCATGGTACTCACTAGATCTGAGTGCATGTGTTATTCCTTCTTTAGCATCAACAAAAGGACAAGCAAAATCATATGTTGGGTATACCTTGTACTTGGACCCAATTCGATGGTGGGGAATCGGATTGCAACGATAATAGACTGGATCTCGAAGAGATTTGTTGGGATCTTGCATGTCCAACTTCCCACGAAGACAGCACTCCAAACCCCTTTCAGATCCTGCAATCATTTCTTTCCACAATTTCATATTCTCCTCAATGCTGTTGTTTCTGCATTTTGATTCTATCCCGTCCATCCTTTCTTTCTGCATTTGCTCACGAGGCGTGTCATCAACATAAGCCTTGCCCTGACGAATCAAATTCTCAGCCATTTCCATCAAATCAGGAAAGTAGTCTGAAGTGTAGGTTACTGTTTCATATTTGATGCCCAATGTCTCAATATCTTTAAGAAGATTGTCCACAAATTCATTGCTTTCTTTAGCAGGATTTGTGTCATCAAAACGCACAATCAGCTGACCTTGGTACCGTTGAGCAAAATACTGGTTCAGTAGAGCTGCTTTTGAGTGCCCGATGTGAAGATAACCACTTGGTTCTGGAGCAAATCGCAAACGCACTTTGCCAATTTCAGCATCAGGAAGATCCACTTCAAAAGAAGGACGGCTGCCAGCTTTTCCCTTCTCAGATACATCCCCTTTCACACCCTGTTGTTCTTTTGACTTGGCTGCAGTTGGCTTTCCCAACCCTTTTTTACTGACATATGTTGCTGTCACTTCATCCAAAGAATCACTATATTCTGCAGATAACGAATTGAACCAACGCACTAGATTCTGGTACTTTTTTGATTTCCTCAAACTATCCCATCTTTGCCCAGTTCCTGGGTGGATCCAAAATTAAGCATCTATTACTATTTGGAGCACAGAGTAACAAATTTTAGGTGttcaaaatgaagaagaaactgTGGAAAGTTCAATCACTGCGTGAACCCAACAAAATGCAAAATCATAAATAGGAGAAAAGAAACAGTGATTTGTTTTGTATATCTTCAGAGAAAACTGAACCCATATGCATTATCCGCTAAAGAGAAAATCttgcatatattttttatttttggtcttAATGGTGCCACATGCTAAGTATTCAAGATAAATACACAAGTTTTGAAACCTTTACCAGCAAGAGCTGACCAGATAGCTATGTCCACAATTGATAAACTATGGCCAACTACGAAAGTACGTCTCTCAAGATACTTATCCACATAGGTGCATGCATTTTCAAATTCGGAACCAGATGAAAAGACTGGAGTATAATCCAGCCACTCATCAATctgaaaaaagacaaaagaaaagaaaaggatttGAATTACAATCTAAGCGGCTCTTcaaaaggggggaaaaattGACATTCTTATATTCatcaaattaagaataattacCTCACCAGCTTCATATGCATTCTGACCATAGAAATTAGCTACACGACCGATATAACGGAGGAGAACATAAGTTCCTTGCAATTTTGACCTATGGtacataaaagttaaaacatgAGTACATTCTTAGTCagcttataattttcttttctttgctaAGAAATATAACctgattatttttgaaagacagatattaaaaaagagaaacacaAAGATTGGACAATCGTGCCATTCTCATATGGAAACTATTGGCTACAACACcaaaagaaatcaataaaCTCTGAACATATTCAAAAGGGTTTCTTTCTACCTAAATGCCCAAATGCattaaaacatgaaaaaaataaaagcagcAACAGATCATAAATACCcatttgagaaagaaaacGTAGGAGCAGAGCCTGATGTTTCAGTTGGTATCGTGATTCCCGCAAGCTTGGTAGCAGCAATGACCGATAGTGGAGGGCTGTCGGCCGGAAAAGATAACACCTTAATCTCCATAGTCATCACCTGCACTATCAAAACaccaatatcaaaataaaacaagaacaaTAATAAACAAAGCAGCTGTCATGTAAGACCGAAATCACAAGAGCTTAGCTGTTAAAAGAGATTTAAGCATCTACATTTATAGACTTGTAGAGAGAGAGTTTTGAAAAAGGGAGCGGTGGATTAGTGGAAATTTCTTTTGTTCCCACTCAGGTTTTATCAAAAATGCAAAACTAACGCTGTAGCCCACAGGATTAGAAAATTGGATTAGACCctacaaaagcaaaaagtaatttgaatatgtatttttaaacattacaaataaaaaataaaaaaaataaaacaggaAACTCATTTGACCAATGAAAATTACGTACACTATTTAACAAACtgcataataaaatttctaatcCGACAGAACCTATCGGTTCATGGATATTAGAGAAGAGTAAAGTCAAGTCAAGCGAGAACACAGTATGCAACGGGCCGGACCGGCCCGATTGAACGTTCGAGGGAAACTGAAAAATCGTGACAGCAACCAAGGGATGGCACTTTCCCGGTCCGGGTTCGGCCTTTCCGGATCCGAACCCGGACACACAATTATATTACCGGACCCGGAGCCCGGTTTTCCGGGTTTTTTTACCCGGATTGCTTTACTTAGTTATGAAGGTTGTTCCTGCAGCAAATGTACTGCAACTTTTCCATAGCCACTTTCCCGTTTCAGTTTCTGTGGAGATGATTAGTCAAAAATTAACAGAGCATAAATTGCAAAGAGAAAAGCCGAGACTCACAAATATTAACAACGGCAGCTTATGAATATGATGATGAACACAGTACACAGCCGCGATCGAGTGGATTTCAACCCCTTTTGCTGGTCGCGACAGAGAAGGCTAGTGGTGCTGATGAAACGAAGAGAGCCGTGCCGCAAAGGTGGTGACAGCCGCGCCGTGGAGGTGGTGACAGCCGCGCCGGAAGGTGGTGATAGCCGCGCCACGAAGGAGCTGATttgaagaagagaaattaGAGGAGAGTTAGAACTGTtgaagagagagtgagagattACGCTAGGCGGCTAGGCTActgcattttgttttttaatttttcgatttatatttaataatttctaacaaataatattagaataaataatatccaGATCCGGGTTCCTGATTTACGGGTTCACGTAAACCCGGATCCTGACCCGGAATCATGCGGGCTCTCAAAAGTTTATTCGGATTCCGCATTAAAATTGTTCCGGTGCGGGTTGAACCCGGATCGGATTATCGGGTTCTGTCGGGTTCGGGTTTGGTTGCCATCCTAAGTCCATTCACATTACCAAAGCAAAGCagcaattaaataaaaaaaaaaaacaaattcacaTTTCACAGTACGTACTAAAAGCAAAGCACCAAAACTCAAAgtagataattaaaattagcACGCACCAAAGGCAGGAGGACGAGCGCTGGCTGCTGTAGAGAGCTGGTGGTGGCGCGGCGGGTTGCTGGACGGGTGTGACGGTGGTGAGGCAACAATAAGGCGGCTGGCTGTCCTGAGAGGGATGCTGCAGTTTTAGGTTATGGGGTAATATGTGCTGCTGTTTTAGGTCATGGggtaattttcataaattttacacatattaatattttttggttcataattttaaagtttaaaaaaatttggagaaaCTTTAAAATCATAAGATTTAATAAGATTGTGAAATTACGTTTTAAAAGcggtttttaaaactttttaaattttttttcacattttaaaattttgaattaaatatatatatataaatatagtaatTTTCTTATCCAACATCATAAAGTGCGAAAAACgtatgaaaaaattttaaaaccgaGAGATTTTGAAGATTTAAAACTTAGAGCGCTTAAAAAGCACGGCTTATGCGTTTTTTCGAAATTCacgcattttaaaatttcgaactctatatatatatatatatatatataagtttatAATGTTTAATCATTTCTAGTGAGGGTATTCATgcactaataaattaaaaacataaattttaatatattaatgagaaacaatataatttttaatgtattaaaatatatgttattttatattttagtaatgTCCGCACTAGATAAGGACTTTTATAATGTTTACTAATAAATACAAGTAGAGCCTCCTCAAACTTTTATCccaagtaattttttataataaaaacctttcctaaaatataaaaagaaattattgtcCCATGTAAttccatataaattaaaatgccaTGATTATATTAGtcgaatgaaaatataaattaattaatcaatacaAATAGATagactaaaaatttaaaatatatgtgatagattatttaatagattttgcTTAACTCAAATGTGCTTTTAAAACCCGctattaaagagaaatttattaagtaaatatttatcaaatcattgtttttgttaaaaattatgaaataaatcattttgagtgTTTCAACCGTATTCCCATCCCAAATTGAGTCCTGATTTTGAGCCATGCCTACCAGAAGTGGCATCAACACTGCCCTAAATATAGTTTATAAACAtgtaaactaatttttttaccaCGAtatgttacatttattttttatttgaatattaatttaaagacaaaatttattttttcgtttatttatattatagtaATATAATATGTTAATGTTACAGTCAGATATTTATCATCTCCAAATTCGTATAATTATGCAGAGTTtaagctttatatatatacacacacacacacggggtaaataaagatttttctaCAAATAAATGTTTACAAAGTTTGATCCTTATTATTAGTTCGAACTGAAAGCTGGCGCATGCATAAAGTTTAGCCAGGTTTGCTCCAGgggcataataataataataacacacaaattttaaatgttatgtacaaaattttgatctaTTGATAATTTCTCAAGAGCAAGCAAACGCTATTAAAGTATTTGTTTAATgaatcttctttcttcttcgtAACGCTGTTTTGATTGTATTTGAACAGATCCCATTTGCCTGTGAagagtcaaaaagaaaaaaaaaaaatttatatatacatatccaAAACCAAACGTAACTGTCTTGTCTTCTGTCTGATGTGTCCTAATGCCATTATCCCAAAAATATCCATTGGTTACTCGCATTCCTAGGATCACCCCAGATCCGCATTTcactgtgtgtgtgtgtaattttATCTTGTGTGTCACATAACTAATCTTTATGTTCAATAATCTTTTGGAAAACTTTTGGCCAGTTTTGTTTCTGGTTCCTCAGTTGGATACCAACTTAGTTGTTTTGTCTTTACCCAATTCGGACCAGAATTTCTCGGGTCCTAAATTCTCCAACTTAATCTAATAATCTTTCTATGTACATTCTCGAATTTGGtttgctatttttttctttttttgatctTGTTGTATAATGTCCTTCATTTTCTGagtaaaaattgttttttcaaTTCAGTTCATTTGATTTGGGGATCTGGGAATTTTTTGTGTTCataaaaaaagcataaaaaagtTTGAATCTTTTAACTGATTCGGCTGTTTTGGGATCGGGGTTCTTGTGggatatttgaaaaattgattctttttgggttttttgGATCTCTGGTATCTCACATTTTGAGAAGAATGTGAGGTTTTTGGGGTGATGAATTTCAAAGAGCTCAAGCATTTGCATCATTTGATTGTGTGTTTTAATGAGTAATGTGCGAAGAAATATTTGAATCATACGGTTTCTTGTTTCGGAACAAGAGACCGTGACTGATTTGGATAAGCATTATGGGCTGCATTTGCTCGAAAGCAATTCGAGCGAAGAAATATATTGCTAAAAACAATGCCAAAGAGAAGGAATTAACCAAGAGAACAAACAAACGATTAGGTTCCTTTGAAAAGGAGAATGTAACAGTAGTTGTGGAAACGGATGGTATTGGCAATGAATCCACCACAAGGTTGATAAATGATCAATCTGTTGCTGATGACGATGTGGGGTCATCCGACGATGGGGAGAAGAAGGTTAAGCTTCAAAGGCGCAGCACCATAAATGTGCAAGTGGCGCAACCTCGGATGACTAGGATCGTTAGCGTGAGCAATGGGGAGAGAGGGGCTCAGGTTGTTGCTGGTTGGCCTTCTTGGCTGACTGCTGTGGCTGGAGAAGCCATCAACGGATGGGTGCCAAGAAAGGCTGACTCTTTCGAGAAGTTAGATAAGGTTAGCTGATTATCCTGCCTTTTGATATGATTtaggattttgatttattatttttggttcttgGTTGTAATGgattatatgaaattttatggcATGTAGGAAGTGAGTGTATACCTTtctgttgtatttttttaattctgttCTGCAGTAAATGGTTAGCTTTTCCATCAGAAGGTGTGATTCAGAGTAAGtcaattttgatttctttaattaaaacatgTTTGCACGTGTCGAGTTCAAAACTGGGATGATATCTCTATGACTAGCAACATAAAGTCCTTGTTTTctggatttttattaatatttttaagccAATGGTGCAGATTGGACAAGGAACTTACAGCAGTGTATATAAAGCCCGAGATCTGGAGAACAACAAGTTGGTTGCACTGAAGAAAGTGCGGTTTACTAATATGGATCCAGAAAGTGTTCGTTTTATGGCCAGAGAAATCATTATTCTGCGTAGACTTGATCACCCAAATATCATGAAGCTTGAAGGTCTAATTACTTCTAGGGTGTCTGGAAGTTTATATCTTGTATTTGAATATATGGAGCATGATCTTGCAGGGCTTGCAGCAACACCTGGGGTGAAGTTCACTGAGGCACAGGTTCCTTCGTTTTCCCTTCTAGTTTTAGCTACTGAGACATAAATTGCAGTGATAGTAATGTGCATAATCATATTTATTGTTACAAGAACTAAAGAAGTAATATTTGAAATGACTTTCCTACAAAATCTGGGTAATAGCCTGTTACATTTGCAACCTTTGCAAGTTTAAGAAATAAGTGACTGTCAAGGTGGTGagatttcttttcatttaaagaTCATATCATTTTGCATGCCACAGAGGTTTTGCATTGTGCATTATTTGTCACTTTGATGCTTCCTTATTCAACAGCAAGTTTTAACCAGAAAGAATGAACCTAGAGTTTTTCCCCTTTATTTAGTTTCCAATGTCGGATTCTATTCTTTGACCTTGCAGATAAAATGTTACATGAAACAACTACTTCATGGACTTGAGCATTGCCATAGCCGTGGAATTTTGCATCGTGACATCAAGGGCTCTAATCTTCTGATAGACTATAATGGAATTCTCAAGATTGGTGATTTTGGGCTGGcaaatttcttcaaatgttCTCAGAAGCAGCCTCTAACAAGTCGGGTAGTAACTTTGTGGTACCGACCACCCGAGCTTTTGCTTGGTTCAACCGACTATGGAGCTTCAGTAGATTTGTGGAGCAGTGGTTGCATTCTCGCAGAATTATTTGCTGGGAAGCCTATCATGCCTGGAAGAACAGAGGTACTATTCCTAGCCTGTTCTTTTAAGAGTACTTACTATTTATCATCTCCATCAATTGCCTGACACATTGTTAATCTTGCATCCAGAAATTTCTTGCAGTACAGCAGCAATTTGATAACTCTCTGGGCATTTT contains:
- the LOC102616460 gene encoding glutamate--tRNA ligase, cytoplasmic, yielding MTMEIKVLSFPADSPPLSVIAATKLAGITIPTETSGSAPTFSFSNGSKLQGTYVLLRYIGRVANFYGQNAYEAGEIDEWLDYTPVFSSGSEFENACTYVDKYLERRTFVVGHSLSIVDIAIWSALAGTGQRWDSLRKSKKYQNLVRWFNSLSAEYSDSLDEVTATYVSKKGLGKPTAAKSKEQQGVKGDVSEKGKAGSRPSFEVDLPDAEIGKVRLRFAPEPSGYLHIGHSKAALLNQYFAQRYQGQLIVRFDDTNPAKESNEFVDNLLKDIETLGIKYETVTYTSDYFPDLMEMAENLIRQGKAYVDDTPREQMQKERMDGIESKCRNNSIEENMKLWKEMIAGSERGLECCLRGKLDMQDPNKSLRDPVYYRCNPIPHHRIGSKYKVYPTYDFACPFVDAKEGITHALRSSEYHDRNAQYYRIQEDLGVRKVHIYEFSRLNMVYTLLSKRKLLWFVQNGKVDGWDDPRFPTVQGIVRRGLLVEALIQFILEQGASKNLNLMEWDKLWTINKKIIDPVCPRHTAVIEDRRVLLTLTDGPDKPFVRIIPRHKKYEGAGEKATTYTKRIWIDHADAQLISANEEITLMDWGNAIVKEISRDQDGNVTQLSGFLHLEGSVKNTKLKLTWLPETNELVNLTLVGFDYLITKKKLEEGEDFLDVLNPCTRFETAAIGDSNMRNLKRGEILQLERKGYFRCDVPFTRSSKPVVLFAIPDGRQQAVFK